In the Telopea speciosissima isolate NSW1024214 ecotype Mountain lineage chromosome 2, Tspe_v1, whole genome shotgun sequence genome, one interval contains:
- the LOC122651731 gene encoding GDSL esterase/lipase At5g45670-like, with protein MSKRWLLYCVLLLWVVVSNLAKRVVRAEPQVPCYFIFGDSLVDNGNNNAMASLARANYLPYGIDFAGGPTGRFCNGKTTTDIIAQLLGFDDYIPPYANARDEDLLRGVNFASAAAGIRDETGQQLGGRITMNGQINNYQAAVNRVVNLLGDENTAADHLSRCIYSVGMGSNDYLNNYFMPLFYSSSRQYTPQQFADVLIQQYSQQLRTLYNYGARKVAVIGVGQIGCSPNELAQNSPNGQTCVERINSANRMFNDRLISLVDDFNNNLQGAKFIYVNAYGIFDDILRSPSSYGFTVTNKGCCGTGRNNGQITCLPLQTPCPNRNEYIFWDAFHPTEAANVIIGRRSYSAASPSDAYPMDISRLAQA; from the exons ATGAGTAAAAGATGGTTGCTGTACTGTGTGTTGTTGCTATGGGTAGTAGTATCGAATTTGGCAAAAAGAGTTGTCCGTGCAGAGCCACAAGTTCCATGTTACTTCATCTTTGGGGATTCTCTAGTCGACAATGGCAACAACAATGCTATGGCTTCGCTTGCTAGAGCCAATTACTTACCCTATGGAATCGACTTCGCTGGTGGACCAACTGGAAGGTTCTGTAATGGTAAAACCACCACAGACATCATTG CTCAACTCTTGGGTTTCGATGACTATATTCCACCCTACGCAAATGCAAGAGACGAAGATCTACTGAGAGGAGTGAATTTTGCATCTGCAGCTGCTGGAATAAGAGATGAGACTGGACAACAATTG GGTGGTCGAATCACTATGAATGGACAGATAAATAATTACCAAGCAGCAGTAAATAGAGTGGTAAACTTACTTGGAGATGAGAATACAGCAGCAGACCACTTGAGCAGATGTATATACTCAGTTGGAATGGGTAGCAATGACTACCTTAACAACTACTTCATGCCCTTGTTTTACTCTTCAAGCCGTCAATACACACCTCAACAATTTGCTGATGTTCTTATCCAACAATACTCTCAACAATTAAGG aCTTTATACAATTATGGAGCAAGGAAGGTAGCTGTGATAGGAGTAGGTCAAATAGGATGTAGCCCAAATGAACTTGCACAAAATAGTCCTAATGGCCAAACATGTGTGGAGAGAATCAATAGTGCAAATCGGATGTTCAATGACAGGCTTATATCTCTTGTTGATGATTTCAACAACAATTTACAAGGCGCCAAATTTATCTACGTAAATGCTTACGGAATTTTCGATGATATTTTGAGGAGCCCTTCATCTTATG GGTTTACTGTTACAAACAAAGGTTGCTGTGGAACGGGGAGAAACAATGGTCAAATTACATGTCTTCCTCTGCAAACTCCATGCCCAAACAGGAATGAGTATATTTTCTGGGATGCATTTCATCCAACCGAAGCTGCGAACGTGATCATTGGAAGAAGGTCATACAGTGCTGCATCTCCTTCTGATGCTTATCCGATGGATATCAGCAGATTAgctcaggcctag